The following proteins are co-located in the Echinicola sp. 20G genome:
- the rhaM gene encoding L-rhamnose mutarotase yields the protein MTKQVAFRMKLLPGHEAEYEKRHREIWPELVELLKDSGVVDYSIYLDKETSSLFAVQTISGDSSSQDLGNTEIVQKWWAYMADIMETHPDNSPVSVPLKEVFTL from the coding sequence ATGACTAAACAAGTCGCTTTTCGAATGAAGCTCCTGCCCGGCCATGAGGCAGAGTATGAAAAAAGGCACCGGGAAATCTGGCCGGAACTGGTGGAACTGCTCAAGGATAGCGGAGTGGTCGATTATTCCATTTACCTGGACAAAGAAACTTCCAGCCTATTTGCGGTGCAGACCATTTCAGGGGACAGCTCCTCGCAGGATTTGGGTAATACCGAGATCGTCCAAAAATGGTGGGCCTATATGGCCGACATCATGGAGACACACCCGGACAATTCCCCGGTAAGTGTGCCCTTGAAGGAGGTGTTTACGCTTTAA